One Comamonas odontotermitis genomic window, ACTGGCGAGCTACCGTGCCCGCTACCCCGAGGTGCTGGTGGACATTCACCTCGACAACCACAAGATCGATCTGGCCACCGCAGGCTACGACATGGCCCTGCGCGCCGCCACCGAGCCCGCGCCGCACCTGATTGCCCGCCCGCTGTGCGAGGTGCCTTTCTACCTGGTGGCAGCGCCTGCCTACCTGCAGCGCACGGGCCTTCCGCAGCAGCCCGCAGACCTGATGCGCCACGCCGCCGTGGTACCCAGCTATGTGGCCACGGGCCCTTTGCAACTGAGCCAGGGCGGGCGCAGCGTGCCCCTGCATCTGCCACCGGCACTGCTGTCCGATGATTCCAACCTGAGCCTGCACGCCGTGCGCGCGGGCATGGGCATCGGCTTTCTGCCCGGCTGGCTGGTGGATGCGGATGTGGCCCAGGGGCAACTGGTGCGCGTGCTGCCGCAATGGAGTGCGCTTACCGTGACCCTGTACGCGATCTACACCAGCCGCCGCTACCTGGCACCCAAGGTGCGCAGTTTCATCGACTGGCTCTCGCAGGAGCTTGCCGGTGGTGGCGAAAGTTCACCGCCCGAAAAGGGCTGATGGACTCACGCCGCCTGCAGGCTGCCCATGCGCACGCGCTGCGCCAGGC contains:
- a CDS encoding LysR family transcriptional regulator, which translates into the protein MDQLTSMQVFRQVVDSGSFALAAQRLDISAPMASKHVAQLEKRLGARLLNRSSRHLSLTEAGQRWYAQSSQALEMLDAAAQEIGQHHQAPRGQLKISAPVWCATPRMAQILASYRARYPEVLVDIHLDNHKIDLATAGYDMALRAATEPAPHLIARPLCEVPFYLVAAPAYLQRTGLPQQPADLMRHAAVVPSYVATGPLQLSQGGRSVPLHLPPALLSDDSNLSLHAVRAGMGIGFLPGWLVDADVAQGQLVRVLPQWSALTVTLYAIYTSRRYLAPKVRSFIDWLSQELAGGGESSPPEKG